One genomic window of Salvelinus sp. IW2-2015 unplaced genomic scaffold, ASM291031v2 Un_scaffold2575, whole genome shotgun sequence includes the following:
- the LOC112074309 gene encoding trichohyalin-like, with translation MAQSEASGLSPDLSNGAIIHSPIGTCTNPDRQRQRDEEEEEEEDIELAEEVLELGEEVGEDMEYIGMAGAADHFEVTMQASESGGKEGEERERGIEEEVGLQEKREGDKGEGELTVPVVVIEEEQEKSVEAVEEEKFAEREESARADKEREIEEREPPLPPPPPSLPETESINDEVERKALETSPEAEKAQIILSVDETEKTEDNVGLMTTEPPVPSTKDEVDSKEELCTESRKPETTSTTDELTKGEQSGGQDAEMPISQVTNDDGMARVSDESGSQVTEDCQTVSTSDEVRETRQEEGQEEEPKHQPANDNEGESEESNNTLAKNRQVSQEERDENQQGSEKSTEKKEEXVKSPVTEEQGETTKAVLEKKEEGHQATEHQPPLFVTKEFIELGVIKSQATTAQQPQDVVTPPVEVEGGSKSKAQPLIQPNESQEGENGSKEEGXLQQTEQQLQVEKGDSDRAVKGGGGEREEPQQVGDNAVVGMDTEGSKVEEEQKKEDNVDIAEEERRGGGMEEQTEKALEPDNAAREEGEEKEDXVAAQPQVQILKGSAGATQEDDDKDLEHVEEAFELEEGGDMEKEQPGEVILDEPGAAEVGGAEEMDNPVPVSEIGTGGAEGGVELEEQPVTNIDDKRDSQSEGAIEMAEEPEDLIEDESKSALEGGSERVEQPGPATKDEPVKFGKEYTAKERRKEKKEEMELGVKGRKAXIENGFPGTEEVKRQLLNEMLLSPTRLRQGEIKEEATVKRDRVTPCRGSNDWIKMEAPEEAQTRRGSNDWNKKAAPEEAQTRRGSNDWNKKAPPEEAQTRRGSNDLNKKVAPEEAETPWRREDWAKKEAPEEVQTRRRSDDWIKKAPEEAQTPGGREDWIKKLSPEEAQTPGRREDWIKKEASEEAQTPGRKEDGIKKLSPEEAQTPGRREDWIKELKSVLKEEVLSPKRREEQVKKKKKKVVVMDEVPTFMHQRTEVKIEVKKEKEAQGEEKTPKKYVRLQSPTPHGEDSDSSDPQEYEIFLYVKAGSDGETSGTVRSPAPLHACG, from the coding sequence ATGGCTCAGTCTGAAGCTAGTGGCCTCAGCCCGGACCTCTCCAATGGAGCCATCATCCACAGCCCTATAGGAACCTGTACCAACccggacagacagagacaacgagatgaagaggaggaggaggaggaggatatagAACTAGCCGAGGAGGTGTTAGAACTGGGGGAGGAGGTGGGCGAGGACATGGAGTACATTGGGATGGCAGGTGCAGCTGATCATTTCGAAGTGACGATGCAAGCTAGCGAGagcggaggaaaggagggagaggagagggagagggggattgaAGAGGAGGTTGGTttacaggaaaagagagagggagataaaggggAGGGGGAGCTGACTGTGCCAGTTGTTGTAATtgaagaggagcaggagaaaTCTGTAGAGGCTGTTGAAGAAGAGAAGTTTgctgagagagaggagtcagCAMGGgcggacaaagagagagaaatagaggagagagaacctcctctccccccaccaccccctAGTTTACCTGAAACTGAGTCCATTAATGATGAGGTAGAGAGGAAAGCCTTGGAGACATCTCCAGAGGCAGAAAAGGCACAAATCATTTTGTCTGTTgatgagacagagaagacagaggacaATGTCGGTTTGATGACAACAGAACCACCAGTCCCGTCTACTAAGGATGAGGTGGATAGTAAAGAAGAGCTGTGTACAGAGAGTCGAAAGCCAGAAACCACATCCACTACAGATGAGTTAACGAAGGGAGAGCAGAGTGGCGGTCAGGACGCAGAGATGCCCATCAGCCAGGTGACTAATGATGATGGCATGGCGAGAGTGAGTGATGAAAGCGGGAGTCAAGTGACTGAGGACTGTCAAACTGTGTCCACTAGTGATGAGGTCAGAGAGACACGGcaggaggaaggacaggaagaggagcctAAACATCAGCCAGCCAATGACAatgaaggagagagtgaggaaagtAACAATACATTGGCAAAAAATCGACAGGTTTCacaagaagagagggatgagaaccAGCAGGGAAGTGAGAAGAGTACAGAGAAAAAAGAGGAGYAGGTTAAAAGCCCTGTTacagaggaacagggagagacaACTAAAGCAGTTTTAGAGAAAAAAGAGGAGGGGCATCAAGCGACAGAGCACCAGCCCCCGTTGTTCGTTACCAAGGAGTTCATAGAGCTTGGAGTCATCAAGAGTCAGGCAACCACGGCTCAACAGCCACAGGATGTTGTCACTCCACCTgttgaggtagagggagggagcaagagCAAGGCACAGCCACTGATACAGCCCAATGAGAGTCAGGAGGGTGAGAACGGCTCTAAAGAGGAGGGAMGTttacaacagacagaacagcagctaCAGGTGGAAAAGGGTGACAGTGATAGGGCAGTGAAGGGAGGTGGTGGGGAGAGGGAAGAGCCGCAACAGGTTGGGGATAATGCGGTGGTGGGGATGGACACAGAAGGCAGCAAAGTAGAGGAGGAGCAAAAGAAGGAGGATAATGTAGAcatagcagaggaagagagaagaggtggcGGTATGGAGGAACAGACGGAAAAGGCTTTGGAGCCTGATAATGCTgccagagaagagggggaagagaaagaagacAADGTTGCAGCTCAGCCACAGGTACAGATACTCAAGGGTTCAGCAGGAGCTACACAGGAGGACGATGACAAGGATTTAGAGCATGTTGAGGAGGCTTTCGAGcttgaggagggaggagacatggagaaAGAACAGCCAGGAGAGGTCATTCTGGATGAGCCCGGAGCTGCAGAGGTGGGAGGGGCTGAAGAGATGGATAATCCGGTCCCGGTCTCAGAGATAGGGAcgggaggagcagagggaggggttgAGTTGGAGGAACAGCCAGTGACAAACATTGACGATAAACGAGACTCACAATCAGAGGGAGCGATTGAGATGGCGGAAGAGCCAGAAGATCTCATTGAGGATGAGTCTAAATCTGCATTAGAGGGAGGCAGCGAGAGAGTAGAACAGCCAGGGCCTGCCACTAAGGATGAGCCAGTAAAGTTTGGGAAGGAATACACAgcgaaggaaagaaggaaagagaagaaagaagagatggAGCTAGGGGTCAAAGGTCGCAAAGCCAMGATAGAGAATGGGTTCCCTGGAACAGAGGAGGTGAAACGACAACTGCTGAATGAGATGCTGCTATCTCCCACAAGGCTGAGACAAGGAGAAATTAAAGAGGAGGCGACAGTAAAAAGAGATAGGGTGACACCCTGCAGAGGGAGCAACGACTGGATCAAGATGGAGGCCCCAGAGGAGGCGCAGACCCGCAGAGGGAGCAACGACTGGAACAAGAAGGCGGCCCCAGAGGAGGCGCAGACCCGCAGAGGGAGCAACGACTGGAACAAGAAGGCGCCCCCAGAGGAGGCGCAGACCCGCAGAGGGAGCAACGACTTGAACAAGAAGGTGGCCCCAGAGGAGGCAGAGACCCCCTGGAGGAGGGAGGACTGGGCCAAAAAGGAGGCCCCAGAGGAGGTGCAAACCCGCAGAAGGAGCGATGACTGGATCAAGAAGGCCCCAGAGGAGGCACAGACCCCCGGGGGGAGGGAGGACTGGATTAAGAAGTTGTCCCCAGAGGAGGCGCAGACCCCCGGGAGGAGGGAGGACTGGATAAAGAAGGAGGCCTCAGAGGAGGCGCAGACCCCTGGGCGGAAGGAGGACGGGATTAAGAAGTTGTCCCCAGAGGAAGCGCAGACCCCCGGGAGGAGGGAGGACTGGATAAAGGAGCTGAAGTCYGTGCTCAAAGAGGAGGTACTTTCcccgaagaggagagaggagcaggtgaagaaaaagaagaagaaggtggTGGTCATGGACGAGGTGCCCACGTTTATGCACCAGAGGACAGAGGTGAAGATAGAggtgaagaaagagaaggaggcgCAGGGGGAGGAGAAGACGCCAAAGAAGTATGTGAGGCTGCAGAGCCCAACTCCTCACGGGGAAGACAGCGACAGTTCGGACCCCCAGGAGTATGAGATCTTCCTCTATGTCAAG